Proteins from a genomic interval of Flammeovirgaceae bacterium SG7u.111:
- a CDS encoding family 10 glycosylhydrolase, which yields MKLNFPTSLLFIFLFINQYLQAQTAPKRELRAAWIATVANIDWPSKPGLEPKAQQEEFVELLDMLEKLNMNAVIVQVRPSTDAFYYSRFEPWSEWLSGEQGKSPQPYYDPLQFMIAEAHERGMEFHAWFNPYRAIFDTSKSSIEEFHLTKTRPDLFLTYGKKVYFDPGIPVVRDYLVNVIKDVTLRYDIDAVHFDDYFYPYKIAGQDFPDSTSFRFYGTGFTPETKEDWRRKNVDEVIEALSKGIKEVKPDVKFGISPFGVWRNIDRDAEGSNTKAGMTNYDDLYADILKWLKLGWIDYVAPQLYWPQGHPAADYTTLLQWWDKHAYGRHVYVGHAIYRIGQSRPEKWLDPAELPEQIQMSRQKTSIMGNAFYSSKHFKKNSLGFCDSLKTSIYPTKALPPTMPWIDKTTPAPPSRINCKKGENGEAVLQWSQAEDSSGKPIYHIVYRAEGKDENIVPENKNISSFRRVERNEFRDTDVKKNKKYTYIITAIDRTGNESGKSQVLCIKNKKRKIKSKILD from the coding sequence ATGAAGCTCAATTTCCCTACTTCACTCCTCTTCATTTTCCTTTTCATAAACCAGTATCTTCAAGCCCAAACTGCCCCCAAGCGAGAACTTCGCGCAGCATGGATAGCTACTGTTGCAAATATTGACTGGCCCTCAAAACCCGGACTTGAACCCAAAGCACAACAAGAGGAATTTGTTGAATTACTGGATATGCTAGAAAAGCTCAACATGAATGCGGTAATAGTGCAGGTCAGGCCTTCCACCGACGCCTTTTATTACTCAAGGTTTGAACCTTGGTCAGAATGGCTTAGCGGAGAGCAAGGAAAATCGCCCCAGCCCTATTACGACCCGCTTCAGTTTATGATAGCAGAAGCACATGAAAGAGGTATGGAATTTCACGCTTGGTTCAACCCTTACCGAGCTATTTTCGATACGTCAAAGTCAAGCATTGAAGAATTCCACCTCACCAAAACTCGCCCAGACCTGTTTTTAACCTATGGGAAAAAAGTCTATTTCGATCCGGGAATTCCTGTAGTGCGAGATTACCTAGTAAATGTGATAAAGGATGTAACGCTGAGGTACGACATAGATGCCGTCCATTTTGATGATTATTTTTACCCTTACAAAATAGCTGGTCAAGACTTTCCCGACAGCACCTCTTTTAGGTTTTACGGAACAGGGTTCACCCCCGAAACCAAAGAAGATTGGCGGAGGAAAAATGTAGACGAGGTGATAGAGGCACTTAGCAAGGGGATAAAAGAAGTGAAGCCAGACGTGAAGTTTGGAATCAGCCCCTTTGGTGTGTGGAGAAACATTGACAGAGATGCGGAGGGTTCCAATACAAAAGCAGGCATGACCAACTACGATGACCTCTACGCCGATATTCTCAAATGGTTGAAACTTGGTTGGATAGATTATGTAGCCCCTCAACTTTACTGGCCACAAGGGCATCCTGCGGCGGACTATACCACCCTGCTCCAGTGGTGGGACAAACACGCTTATGGCAGGCATGTGTACGTGGGGCATGCCATTTATCGAATCGGGCAGTCGAGGCCAGAAAAATGGCTCGACCCTGCCGAGCTTCCCGAGCAAATCCAGATGAGTAGGCAAAAAACGAGTATAATGGGCAATGCATTCTACAGCTCCAAGCATTTTAAGAAAAACTCTTTAGGCTTTTGCGACAGCTTAAAAACAAGCATTTACCCTACCAAAGCCCTCCCTCCTACCATGCCTTGGATAGACAAAACGACTCCTGCACCTCCTTCTAGGATAAATTGTAAAAAAGGGGAAAATGGAGAAGCTGTCCTCCAGTGGAGCCAAGCAGAAGACTCTTCGGGCAAGCCTATTTATCACATTGTGTACAGAGCAGAAGGCAAAGATGAAAACATTGTGCCAGAGAATAAAAACATCAGCAGTTTCCGAAGAGTGGAAAGAAACGAATTTAGGGATACGGATGTAAAGAAAAACAAAAAGTACACCTATATAATAACGGCCATAGACCGCACTGGAAACGAAAGTGGGAAAAGCCAAGTCCTTTGTATCAAAAACAAAAAAAGAAAAATCAAATCAAAGATTTTGGATTAG
- a CDS encoding glycosyltransferase: MKIAYLSTFYPFRGGIAQYNASLFRALEKSHEVKAYNFTVQYPNLLFPGTSQYVPENDNADPIPSTRLLNSINPLSYWKTATEIGKFAPDLLIIGYWMPFFGPSQGMVAKLLRKKGCKVISVINNLIPHEQKPGDAQFTNFFVKQNDGFVVMGESVKNDLLSVRPDAPFILHPHPIYAHFGEKIERNEALKKLDIAPDKKVILFFGLIRAYKGLDALIEAMGQLSDEYVLLIVGEAYESIEKYKKLIETSPNKEGIRLINEYVPDEEVNTYFSAADVNILPYRTATQSGVSAVAFHFDVPIIVTDKGSLKESVKPYGTGLAIPDAEPTLIANAIQEVFREGNLEKFKQNIASFKAKFTWANLAEEITTFTKTL; encoded by the coding sequence ATGAAAATAGCTTATTTATCAACTTTCTATCCTTTCAGAGGAGGGATAGCCCAATACAACGCCAGCCTATTCAGAGCATTGGAAAAAAGCCACGAAGTAAAGGCTTATAACTTTACTGTACAATATCCCAACCTACTTTTCCCCGGCACCAGCCAATATGTTCCCGAAAATGACAATGCCGACCCCATTCCTTCTACCCGTTTATTAAACAGTATCAATCCACTTTCTTACTGGAAAACAGCAACTGAAATTGGAAAATTTGCACCCGATTTACTGATCATTGGTTATTGGATGCCCTTTTTTGGACCTTCCCAAGGCATGGTTGCCAAGCTGCTCCGCAAAAAAGGCTGCAAAGTAATTTCGGTAATCAACAACCTTATCCCTCATGAGCAAAAGCCAGGAGATGCCCAGTTCACCAATTTTTTTGTAAAACAGAACGATGGCTTTGTGGTAATGGGCGAATCGGTAAAAAACGACTTGCTTTCAGTCCGACCAGATGCACCTTTTATACTTCACCCCCACCCTATTTATGCTCACTTTGGAGAGAAAATAGAACGAAATGAGGCTTTAAAAAAACTGGACATAGCTCCCGATAAAAAAGTAATACTCTTCTTTGGGTTAATCCGAGCTTACAAAGGGCTAGATGCGCTGATAGAAGCCATGGGGCAATTATCCGATGAATATGTATTGCTGATAGTGGGCGAAGCATATGAAAGCATTGAAAAATATAAGAAGCTGATAGAGACAAGTCCTAATAAAGAAGGTATTCGACTTATCAACGAATATGTGCCAGATGAAGAGGTGAACACTTATTTTTCGGCTGCGGATGTAAATATTTTACCCTACCGCACCGCCACCCAAAGCGGGGTTTCTGCCGTTGCCTTCCATTTTGATGTGCCTATCATAGTGACCGACAAAGGAAGCCTCAAAGAAAGCGTAAAACCTTATGGTACGGGTTTGGCTATTCCCGATGCTGAGCCAACCCTTATAGCAAATGCTATCCAAGAAGTATTTAGGGAGGGGAATCTTGAAAAATTCAAGCAAAATATAGCCAGTTTTAAAGCAAAGTTCACTTGGGCAAACCTTGCCGAGGAAATCACCACTTTTACAAAAACATTATAA